The proteins below are encoded in one region of Manduca sexta isolate Smith_Timp_Sample1 unplaced genomic scaffold, JHU_Msex_v1.0 HiC_scaffold_2730, whole genome shotgun sequence:
- the LOC115440094 gene encoding LOW QUALITY PROTEIN: charged multivesicular body protein 2b (The sequence of the model RefSeq protein was modified relative to this genomic sequence to represent the inferred CDS: inserted 1 base in 1 codon), translating into MNFFGKAPTVKEIQRENDRELQKXGRDLERDKAALEREEKKLEMEIKKMAKEGNNDGCKILAKQLVQLRKQKNRIYSANSKISSVQIHNKAMGANIAIAGAMGTTAKTMGNMNKVMNPHQIAKDMEAFKQANAKMDMTDEMISDTLDDIMDESGDEEETEGIVNQVLDEIGIEVSGKMANAPSVSRNKIGQSTTDADRDILAQLEKLKS; encoded by the exons ATGAACTTCTTTGGGAAAGCTCCTACAGTTAAAG AAATACAAAGGGAAAATGACCGTGAGCTGCAAA CTGGCAGAGATTTGGAAAGAGATAAAGCAGCCCTTGAAAGAGAAGAGAAGAAACTT GAAATGGAAATAAAGAAGATGGCAAAGGAGGGCAACAATGATGGTTGTAAAATATTAGCAAAACAGTTAGTTCAGTtaagaaaacaaaagaatagAATTTATTCAGCTAACAGTAAG atttcaaGTGTACAAATCCACAACAAGGCGATGGGTGCAAACATAGCTATAGCTGGTGCGATGGGCACCACGGCCAAGACAATGGGCAACATGAACAAAGTCATGAATCCACACCAAATCGCAAAAGACATGGAGGCCTTTAAACAAGCCAATGCTAAAATGGATATGACAGATGAGATGA TTTCAGACACTCTTGATGACATCATGGATGAATCTGGTGATGAGGAAGAAACTGAAGGAATTGTTAACCAAGTGCTTGATGAAATTGGCATTGAAGTCAGTGGAAAG atgGCCAACGCCCCTTCGGTTTCCCGCAACAAAATAGGTCAATCAACCACCGACGCCGACAGAGACATCCTGGCTCAACTTGAAAAGCTGAAGTCTTAA
- the LOC119192392 gene encoding gustatory and odorant receptor 22-like yields MMMIPDHLFDEGINNSMFENEMKYVQNKKTVYDRTQRDYEQEQRDLLNSQDGDTCEIHDQFYRDHKLLLVLFRALAVMPITRSRPGTITFSWKSSATMYAICFYIAATAVVLVVGYERLMILRSIQRFDDYIYAILFVVFLVPHFWIPFVGWGVANQVAVYKTNWGKFQVRYYRVTGENLQFPNLKTSIVIISVGCLLLAVCFLLSLCALLDGFLLRHTMAYYHIIIMINMNCALWYINCKAIKIASQSLAESFRRDVERECSAKLISRYRFLWLNLSELLQSLGNAYARTYSTYCLFMFFNITIAVYGALSEIVDHGFGFSFKEMGLIVDAAYCSTLLFIFADCSHKSTLKVAAGVQDTLLSIDVLAVDRPTQKEIDHFIQAIEMNPAVVSLKGYAHVNRELLTSAIRMIAIYLIVLLQFKISLPKEPQAAAIV; encoded by the exons ATGATGATGATACCAGATCACCTGTTCGACGAAGGAATCAATAACAGTATGTTTGAAAACGAAATGaaatatgttcaaaataaaaaaactgtgtATGATAGGACGCAACGAgattat GAACAAGAACAAAGAGACTTGCTTAACTCACAAGATGGCGACACGTGTGAAATCCACGATCAGTTTTATCGCGATCACAAACTTTTGTTGGTTCTGTTTCGGGCACTTGCTGTCATGCCTATTACTAGATCGAGGCCAG GAACGATCACCTTCAGCTGGAAATCCTCTGCAACGATGTACGCAATTTGCTTTTATATAGCAGCCACCGCAGTCGTTTTAGTGGTCGGCTATGAGCGTTTAATGATTTTGCGTTCAATCCAACGCTTCGATGACTACATTTATGCTATTTTGTTCGTCGTGTTTCTCGTCCCACATTTTTGGATACCTTTCGTCGGTTGGGGAGTTGCTAACCAAGTTGCTGTTTATAAGACTAATTGGGGAAAATTTCAG GTTAGGTACTATCGAGTGACCGGGGAGAATCTTCAATTTCCAAATTTGAAAACGTCAATCGTTATCATAAGCGTGGGATGTTTGCTTCTTGCCGTGTGCTTTCTCCTGAGTTTGTGCGCCCTTCTCGACGGCTTCCTGCTGAGACACACGATGGCCTACTATCACATAATTATCATGATCAACATGAACTGTGCACTCTGGTACATCAACTGCAAAGCTATTAAAATTGCATCGCAAAGTCTTGCTGAAAGCTTCCGCAGg GATGTAGAGCGGGAATGTTCGGCCAAGTTAATATCGCGGTACCGATTTCTGTGGCTCAATCTTTCAGAATTGCTTCAGTCACTTGGAAATGCATATGCACGGACTTATTCTACATACTGCTTATTTAT GTTCTTCAACATAACTATCGCTGTTTACGGAGCGCTGTCGGAGATCGTTGACCACGGCTTCGGGTTCTCTTTCAAAGAGATGGGTCTCATCGTCGACGCGGCATATTGCTCTACTTTGCTGTTTATCTTCGCTGATTGCTCTCATAAGTCTACATTGAAG GTAGCAGCTGGAGTTCAAGATACATTGTTGTCTATAGACGTGTTGGCGGTTGATAGACCCACACAGAAAGAG ATTGACCACTTCATTCAAGCAATAGAGATGAACCCGGCTGTGGTTAGCCTCAAGGGATACGCGCACGttaatagagaacttctgacaTCT